In a single window of the Rhodoferax saidenbachensis genome:
- a CDS encoding molybdopterin-dependent oxidoreductase, giving the protein MSSTRSLFAAAVLAASALCTGPVLALEPATGKVVLTVSGKVAAKNTAQAADFDMAMLEAMPQKTFTTLTPWDRQPIKFSGPLLRDVLAAAKASGTTLKAVAVNDYSTTIPLSDTQQFDMVLATRMNGQPIPPRTKGPLFIVYPYDSQPTLQAPIYKDRSAWQLRSLLVE; this is encoded by the coding sequence ATGTCCAGCACCAGATCCTTGTTTGCCGCCGCCGTGCTTGCGGCCAGCGCCCTCTGCACGGGGCCGGTGCTGGCGCTGGAACCTGCCACCGGCAAGGTGGTGCTCACGGTCAGTGGCAAGGTGGCAGCCAAAAACACCGCCCAGGCCGCCGACTTTGACATGGCCATGCTGGAGGCGATGCCACAAAAGACGTTCACCACACTCACACCCTGGGACCGGCAGCCCATCAAGTTCTCCGGTCCGCTGTTGCGCGATGTGCTGGCTGCTGCCAAGGCCAGTGGCACCACCCTCAAGGCGGTGGCTGTGAATGACTACAGCACCACCATTCCGCTGAGTGATACACAGCAGTTCGATATGGTGCTTGCCACCCGGATGAACGGCCAACCCATCCCGCCGCGCACCAAGGGGCCGCTGTTTATCGTCTACCCCTACGACAGCCAGCCCACGTTACAGGCGCCGATCTACAAGGACCGCTCGGCCTGGCAGCTCAGATCGTTACTGGTGGAATAA
- a CDS encoding HD domain-containing phosphohydrolase produces MALQKNLAPGPENPGAPTSPGWPIKLSIASVVVLSMVILAITIIALGWVGARQSLLDAASKSARDAGLLITEKSHRMLEPAQATLRLLTSTPLSHATTLEQRLDQIRTLSDVLVANSLMSSVFVGYADGSFFLVRPLDQAALRERFRPPPKANFLVQSIQMRGGKPVGEFLFFDTERRLLERRAQTDYQFDPRTRPWYRAAQASSTAAFTEPYVFFTTRQVGLTLSQASLEGGTVFGIDVVLDDLATSLSDLRTTPNAQLALVNAKDQVLAYPDMNRVLVQGEGKFDFRSIQDLGVPGLTGLHALHAGAGKVVPYDVAGTEWLGVVLPFDVWQSEGLHLLVAVPSDDLLGDLKSKAVQLALVIIVLALLLMPLGWLAGAAIGRRLDRLTALAQRMSQFDFHRVHESPNFIREVNSLSAVMGEMGETIETFLQISQDMATEPQVERMLHNVLQRMVSATRCQGGAVYLVDSTTQTMQQAAVAGYLLEHDQAQMQPGSATTSGARREVMPGLSEMQVELRGRSGKLEGLLVLQHASDTGHADASFTEFVHKLSGMLAVSIETRQLIEAQKALLDAVIRLMADAIDAKSPYTGGHCERVPELAGMLVDRMVQDSTGPYAAFTMNEDERYEFHLGAWLHDCGKVTSPEHIIDKATKLETIYNRIHEVRMRFEVLRRDAEITFWQGVAQGGDRVALQAALTQHQAQLQEDFAFVARCNVGGEFMADADVARLQSLAQTPWVRHFDNRLGLSSQELMRVQAASPEARPLPVQEQLLADRPDHVVPWGTRRPPVEKGDPKNRYGFDMQLPVQAQHMGEVYNLSIRRGTLTEEDRFKINDHIVQTLIMLKSLPWPAHLARVPDIAATHHEKLDGKGYPRKLQAAQLTLPDRVMALADIFEALTAADRPYKAAKTLTESLRIMAFMAKDQHIDAQLFRYFLHSGVWQSFAQQYMQPAQIDVVDITAIENLLPAAVA; encoded by the coding sequence ATGGCACTGCAGAAGAATCTGGCTCCTGGGCCGGAAAACCCGGGTGCACCAACCTCCCCGGGTTGGCCCATCAAGTTGTCCATCGCCTCCGTGGTGGTGCTGTCCATGGTGATCCTGGCGATCACCATCATTGCCCTGGGCTGGGTTGGCGCGCGACAGTCATTGCTGGACGCGGCTTCCAAATCGGCGCGTGACGCCGGTCTGCTGATCACCGAAAAATCCCATCGCATGCTGGAGCCTGCCCAGGCCACCCTGCGCCTGCTGACCTCCACGCCGTTGAGCCATGCAACCACGCTGGAGCAACGGCTGGACCAGATACGCACCCTGTCCGATGTGCTGGTGGCCAACAGCCTGATGTCTTCGGTGTTTGTGGGATATGCCGATGGCTCTTTTTTCCTGGTACGGCCGCTGGACCAGGCCGCCCTGCGGGAGCGCTTCCGTCCGCCGCCCAAGGCCAATTTTCTGGTGCAGTCGATCCAGATGCGTGGCGGCAAACCGGTGGGCGAGTTTTTGTTTTTTGACACCGAGCGCCGGCTGTTGGAGCGCCGCGCGCAAACCGACTACCAGTTTGACCCGCGCACCCGCCCCTGGTATCGGGCTGCACAAGCGTCAAGCACCGCGGCGTTCACGGAGCCGTATGTGTTTTTCACGACCCGGCAGGTTGGGCTGACACTGAGCCAGGCCAGTCTGGAAGGGGGTACCGTTTTTGGCATCGACGTGGTGCTGGACGACCTGGCTACCAGCCTCAGTGATTTGCGCACCACGCCCAATGCCCAATTGGCACTGGTCAATGCCAAAGACCAGGTGTTGGCCTACCCGGACATGAACCGCGTGCTGGTGCAGGGCGAAGGCAAGTTCGATTTCCGTTCGATCCAGGATCTTGGTGTGCCGGGCCTGACCGGCCTGCACGCGCTGCATGCCGGGGCTGGCAAGGTGGTGCCGTATGACGTGGCGGGGACCGAGTGGCTGGGGGTAGTCCTGCCGTTCGACGTCTGGCAGTCGGAGGGCTTGCATCTGCTGGTGGCGGTCCCGAGCGATGATTTGCTGGGCGACCTGAAGAGCAAGGCGGTGCAACTGGCTTTGGTCATCATCGTGTTGGCCCTGTTGCTGATGCCGCTGGGATGGCTTGCCGGTGCCGCCATTGGCCGCAGGCTGGACCGCCTGACAGCGCTGGCCCAGCGCATGAGCCAGTTTGACTTTCACCGCGTGCACGAGTCGCCCAACTTCATCCGTGAGGTCAACAGCCTGTCGGCGGTGATGGGCGAGATGGGCGAGACCATCGAAACTTTTCTGCAGATCAGCCAGGACATGGCGACCGAGCCCCAGGTCGAGCGCATGTTGCACAACGTCTTGCAGCGCATGGTGTCCGCCACCCGTTGCCAGGGCGGCGCGGTGTACCTGGTGGACAGCACCACGCAGACCATGCAGCAAGCCGCGGTTGCCGGGTATCTGCTGGAGCATGACCAGGCGCAAATGCAGCCCGGCAGTGCGACGACCTCGGGTGCGCGCCGCGAAGTCATGCCGGGGTTGTCGGAAATGCAGGTGGAACTGCGCGGTCGCAGTGGCAAGCTCGAAGGGTTGCTGGTCTTGCAACACGCCAGTGACACCGGTCACGCCGATGCCTCATTCACCGAGTTCGTGCACAAACTCTCGGGCATGCTGGCCGTGTCGATTGAGACGCGCCAACTGATCGAGGCGCAAAAGGCCCTGCTGGACGCGGTGATCCGCCTGATGGCCGATGCGATTGACGCCAAGAGCCCCTACACCGGCGGCCACTGCGAGCGTGTGCCCGAACTGGCTGGCATGCTGGTAGACCGCATGGTGCAGGACAGCACAGGGCCGTACGCCGCGTTCACGATGAACGAGGACGAGCGCTACGAATTCCACCTGGGCGCCTGGCTGCACGACTGTGGCAAGGTCACCAGCCCGGAGCACATCATTGACAAGGCGACCAAGCTCGAAACCATCTACAACCGCATCCACGAAGTACGCATGCGTTTCGAGGTGCTGCGGCGCGACGCCGAAATCACTTTCTGGCAAGGCGTGGCGCAGGGCGGTGACCGTGTGGCTTTGCAGGCAGCGTTGACCCAGCACCAGGCCCAGTTGCAAGAGGATTTCGCGTTTGTCGCGCGCTGCAATGTGGGCGGCGAGTTCATGGCCGACGCCGATGTGGCGCGCCTGCAGTCGCTCGCGCAAACGCCCTGGGTGCGGCATTTCGACAACCGTCTGGGCCTGTCCAGCCAGGAGCTGATGCGTGTGCAGGCCGCGTCGCCCGAAGCCCGGCCCTTGCCGGTGCAGGAGCAACTGCTGGCCGACCGGCCCGACCACGTGGTGCCCTGGGGCACGCGCCGACCCCCGGTGGAAAAGGGCGACCCCAAAAATCGCTATGGTTTTGACATGCAACTCCCGGTTCAGGCGCAGCACATGGGGGAGGTGTACAACCTGTCCATCCGCCGCGGCACCTTGACCGAGGAAGACCGCTTCAAGATCAATGACCACATCGTGCAAACCTTGATCATGCTCAAGAGCCTGCCCTGGCCCGCACACCTGGCCCGTGTGCCCGACATTGCCGCCACCCACCATGAAAAGCTCGATGGCAAAGGCTACCCGCGCAAACTGCAGGCGGCGCAGCTCACGCTACCCGACCGGGTCATGGCGTTGGCCGATATTTTTGAAGCGCTGACCGCCGCGGACCGGCCGTACAAGGCGGCCAAGACACTCACCGAGTCGCTGCGCATCATGGCGTTTATGGCCAAAGACCAGCACATTGATGCACAACTGTTCCGCTACTTCCTGCACAGCGGCGTGTGGCAAAGTTTTGCCCAGCAGTACATGCAGCCCGCGCAGATCGATGTGGTGGATATCACCGCCATCGAAAACCTCTTGCCAGCCGCTGTCGCATGA